From Nicotiana tabacum cultivar K326 chromosome 15, ASM71507v2, whole genome shotgun sequence, the proteins below share one genomic window:
- the LOC107760928 gene encoding uncharacterized protein LOC107760928 isoform X2: protein MKKKVVLVTGASGYLGGRLCNQLFNGGHHVKAFVRRTSDLSSLPPPIDGGSSGGTLELVFGDVTDYQSLLLACSGCHVIFHAAALVEPWLPDPSRFSSVNVGGLKNVLQASKETGAIEKIVYTSSFFALGSTDGYVADETQTHSGKSFCTEYEKSKAVADKVALDAASEGMRIVPVYPGVIYGPGKVTAGNVVARMIIERFNGRLPGYIGQANDRFSFSHVDDVVDGHIAAMDKGKPGERYLLTGENASFKEVFDIAAMITRTKKPLFGIPLLIIEAYGWISVLFSKLTGKLPLISPPTVSVLRHQWVYSCDKAKAQLDYHPRSLKEGLSEVLPWLKSLGLIKY, encoded by the exons atgaagaagaaagtcgtACTGGTGACCGGCGCTTCCGGTTACCTAGGTGGACGGCTATGCAACCAGTTATTCAACGGCGGCCACCATGTTAAAGCCTTCGTCCGCCGTACGAGCGACCTTTCTTCTCTACCTCCGCCTATTGACGGCGGAAGCAGCGGCGGAACTCTAGAGCTTGTGTTCGGAGATGTTACAGATTATCAGTCACTCCTTCTGGCTTGCTCCGGTTGCCACGTCATATTTCACGCTGCCGCTTTAGTCGAGCCTTGGCTTCCGGATCCTTCTAGATTCAGCTCC GTCAATGTTGGAGGGTTGAAGAATGTGTTGCAAGCTTCTAAAGAAACGGGAGCTATTGAGAAAATTGTGTACACGTCATCTTTTTTTGCCTTAGGATCAACTGACGGATATGTTGCTGATGAAACTCAG ACTCATAGTGGAAAATCCTTCTGTACGGAGTATGAGAAATCGAAAGCTGTTGCTGATAAAGTTGCATTAGATGCTGCGTCTGAAGGAATGCGGATTGTGCCTGTTTATCCAGGAGTTATATATGGTCCTGGAAAGGTCACAGCTGGAAATGTCGTTGCGCGTATG ATAATTGAACGCTTTAATGGGCGTTTACCTGGTTACATTGGCCAAGCAAATGACAGGTTTTCTTTTAGCCATGTTGATGATGTGGTTGACGGGCATATTGCAGCTATGGACAAAGGCAAACCAGGTGAAAGATATCTTCTTACTGGGGAGAATgcatcttttaaggaagtttttGACATAGCTGCCATGATCACTCGGACAAAGAAGCCTTTGTTTGGCATTCCCCTACTTATTATTGAAGCTTACGGCTGGATATCAGTTCTTTTCTCCAAATTAACCGGAAAGCTTCCTCTAATCAGTCCTCCG ACTGTTTCCGTGCTTAGACATCAGTGGGTTTACTCTTGTGATAAGGCGAAGGCACAACTGGATTACCACCCTAGAAGTTTGAAAGAAGGTTTGTCTGAGGTGCTTCCCTGGTTGAAGAGCTTGGGATTGATTAAATACTGA
- the LOC107760928 gene encoding uncharacterized protein LOC107760928 isoform X1, with translation MKKKVVLVTGASGYLGGRLCNQLFNGGHHVKAFVRRTSDLSSLPPPIDGGSSGGTLELVFGDVTDYQSLLLACSGCHVIFHAAALVEPWLPDPSRFSSVNVGGLKNVLQASKETGAIEKIVYTSSFFALGSTDGYVADETQTHSGKSFCTEYEKSKAVADKVALDAASEGMRIVPVYPGVIYGPGKVTAGNVVARMIIERFNGRLPGYIGQANDRFSFSHVDDVVDGHIAAMDKGKPGERYLLTGENASFKEVFDIAAMITRTKKPLFGIPLLIIEAYGWISVLFSKLTGKLPLISPPSAKERIGLMQQYHNDRYIGLSFPFKTVSVLRHQWVYSCDKAKAQLDYHPRSLKEGLSEVLPWLKSLGLIKY, from the exons atgaagaagaaagtcgtACTGGTGACCGGCGCTTCCGGTTACCTAGGTGGACGGCTATGCAACCAGTTATTCAACGGCGGCCACCATGTTAAAGCCTTCGTCCGCCGTACGAGCGACCTTTCTTCTCTACCTCCGCCTATTGACGGCGGAAGCAGCGGCGGAACTCTAGAGCTTGTGTTCGGAGATGTTACAGATTATCAGTCACTCCTTCTGGCTTGCTCCGGTTGCCACGTCATATTTCACGCTGCCGCTTTAGTCGAGCCTTGGCTTCCGGATCCTTCTAGATTCAGCTCC GTCAATGTTGGAGGGTTGAAGAATGTGTTGCAAGCTTCTAAAGAAACGGGAGCTATTGAGAAAATTGTGTACACGTCATCTTTTTTTGCCTTAGGATCAACTGACGGATATGTTGCTGATGAAACTCAG ACTCATAGTGGAAAATCCTTCTGTACGGAGTATGAGAAATCGAAAGCTGTTGCTGATAAAGTTGCATTAGATGCTGCGTCTGAAGGAATGCGGATTGTGCCTGTTTATCCAGGAGTTATATATGGTCCTGGAAAGGTCACAGCTGGAAATGTCGTTGCGCGTATG ATAATTGAACGCTTTAATGGGCGTTTACCTGGTTACATTGGCCAAGCAAATGACAGGTTTTCTTTTAGCCATGTTGATGATGTGGTTGACGGGCATATTGCAGCTATGGACAAAGGCAAACCAGGTGAAAGATATCTTCTTACTGGGGAGAATgcatcttttaaggaagtttttGACATAGCTGCCATGATCACTCGGACAAAGAAGCCTTTGTTTGGCATTCCCCTACTTATTATTGAAGCTTACGGCTGGATATCAGTTCTTTTCTCCAAATTAACCGGAAAGCTTCCTCTAATCAGTCCTCCG TCAGCAAAAGAGAGAATTGGTTTAATGCAGCAATATCACAATGACAGATACATAGGGCTTAGCTTTCCCTTCAAG ACTGTTTCCGTGCTTAGACATCAGTGGGTTTACTCTTGTGATAAGGCGAAGGCACAACTGGATTACCACCCTAGAAGTTTGAAAGAAGGTTTGTCTGAGGTGCTTCCCTGGTTGAAGAGCTTGGGATTGATTAAATACTGA